Within Methanobrevibacter millerae, the genomic segment AGACAAACAATATTTTAATTGTTTTCATAATTTTTCTCCAAACATTTATATGATTAATGTTATATTTTTAATTTTAAAAAAATATTGTCATTTAATTTTACGGGACTGTCAACAAAAATGTTGTTAATTCCCATAACTTGCTTAAACATTTTTTTTAAGCGAAATAAATAACCAAACAAATTTATTAACTCTAAATAACAATAAAAATAAGATAAATATAAATAAACTCAGTGAAAAAGTTATAAAATGAAATATGCAAAATATTGTATTATTTTTTTATATTTTAAGTGATTTGGTGATGATTTTGGAAAATTTTTGATTGTAAAAATGTGAAAAAGATCACTTCACATTAAATCAAAAAGATTCCTTAAAACAAGTTATTCATCTAATAAATCTCGAAGGATTACTATTTTTTAATTTTTCTTCCTTTTCTATTTGATTGTTTATTAATCCATTACCTCTATGGTATACTTGATTAACTAGGCCATTTAATGTCCGGAATTTTCTTTTTTGTCCTTTGGGCATGGTGGCTCTGAAATATCCTTCCGTTTTATTGTTGGTTCTATCCAATTTGCCTTTGTATGGCTTTTCTAAGTAGTATAGATAGGATTTATAGTGTGGGAAGAAATATTCTACAATATATTCTCGTATAAAATCTGGGAAATTCACCATATTTGTTTTTATGAGGTTAATATATGAATTTGCCTTTTCAAAGCTTTCTTCTTTAAATAGATAGTATATTAACTGTAATATGTATCCCATTTCTTTTTTTATGGGTTTTAGTTCTTCTTTTACTTTATTTTCAATGAATGTTTTTGTCTCATTTTTATAGGTTTTTTTCAGCTCAGATTCTATTTTTCTTTTGTATTTGAGTATTTCGTCGTGTACTTTTTTGTTTAAGTTTAATTTAAAGTGAAATGTGCAGTATTGGTGTCTTTTAAACTTTAATTTGCGCATTACTTTATCATAACCTTTTTTAGTGTCTGTTACAATACAGGTTCTATCTTTGAGTTCGATATATTTGTTTATGAGATAGTATACGTCTTTGTTTGTGTCTTCATCGGAGAATAGTTCTGCAATTGGCATTTTACGAACTATGTCATAGACAGCGTGTCTGAATTTCCATTTTTTATTTATTTTCACCCATTGCGCGTCGTAACCGTAGTATCCTCTTAATTCACCGATTTGATAATCGATTTCATTGCCATCTACGACAATTAGTGCTTTTCTGACTGTTTCATAGGATATGTCGATGTTGTTGAAGATTTTATAGTATTTA encodes:
- a CDS encoding transposase family protein; the protein is MFSKTNNKALPILNVSEVQQKLFDFDDSGRENRNNGQRNDLRKSNDFQSKLDVGNYKHPEIKISDEYANKYFMDENGIIHSLNPICPHCNSHNVVKWSFYGRKVISEEYCGEIIIRRYYCKKCNKTFMTDLKDQFDFHSNISNGLKEKALKIKELNWSSLRDISKYYKIFNNIDISYETVRKALIVVDGNEIDYQIGELRGYYGYDAQWVKINKKWKFRHAVYDIVRKMPIAELFSDEDTNKDVYYLINKYIELKDRTCIVTDTKKGYDKVMRKLKFKRHQYCTFHFKLNLNKKVHDEILKYKRKIESELKKTYKNETKTFIENKVKEELKPIKKEMGYILQLIYYLFKEESFEKANSYINLIKTNMVNFPDFIREYIVEYFFPHYKSYLYYLEKPYKGKLDRTNNKTEGYFRATMPKGQKRKFRTLNGLVNQVYHRGNGLINNQIEKEEKLKNSNPSRFIR